The Acidobacteriota bacterium genome contains the following window.
AGGCTCTGGAAGATGTTATTAAGGCAGCGGGCGATGCGGGAATCCTGTTTATCGCAGCAGCCGGTAACGACGGCACTAACAACGATGCCCGTCCGCATTTCCCGTCGAACTACGACCTGCCAAACGTCATCAGCGTCGCGGCTCTCGACCGCAACAACAAGCTCGCGAGCTTCTCAAATTTTGGCGTGAAAACCGTCCACATCGCGGCTCCCGGCAAAGAGATCGTCTCGACCTGGATCGGCGACAATTACCGCGAAGCCTCTGGAACCTCAATGGCAACACCGTACGTTTCCGGCGTCGCCGCCCTGATCATCGCCAGCGATCCTTCGATCTCAATGAAAGACCTCAGAACGCGGTTGCTGGATTCGGTCGACAAACAGGACAATCTCAAAGGCAAAGTCTCCAGCGGCGGCAGCCTCTGCGCGGCAAATGCGTTAGGGAATGCGGTGAAGGTGCATTTGCATAAATGAGTAGTCGGTAGCCAGTAGTCAGTAGTCAGGAGAGGTTGTCTTGTAGAGACAGCCTCTTTTCATTTTTTGGAAGGAATAGAACACGGATAAAACGGATTAAGCGGATCAACACAGATTTTCTAGTTATATCTGTGTAAATCCGTCCGATCCGTTTTATCTGTGGTCTATTTTCCTTTCATTCCCCCGCACTCAACGTTATGGAGCAAACATAAACCACATCGTTACCCGCATTCGTTCAAAATTTCTGCGATCACGCCCGGAAGCCCTGTAAACACGGCATTTCACCTCTTTGGCACACTCTTTGCCATTACCCATATCGAGCAATGTCGAAGTCATTGCCTAGTTTTACGATAAGGGAGAAAAACGATGAACAGATTTAAGAATTGGGTAGCAGTAGGAGCATTTTCACTCTTGGTTTTGGGCATACCAGCAGTAGCTTCGGCACAATATGGACAGTATGATCCGTATGGCAATAATAACCGCAATGGTGGATACAACAACGGTCAGTACGGCAATGTAAACGGCACGGTACGCAGCCTGAAGCAGAAAACTCGTGAGTTTGCACGTCAGCTCGACCGCGACCTCGACCGCAGCCGTCTGAACGGCACACGCCGCGAAGATGAGATCAATCGAATGGCTGACCGTTTCAAAGATGCGGTGAACGATCTCGACAACAATTATTACAACAACAATCGCGGCTACAACCGCAATGACGGCGAGATGAGACGCGTATTCCAGTACGCTTCTGAGATCGAACGCTCGATCAGCCGGGCAAATGTAAGCGGCCAGACCCGCAGCCTCTGGAGCTCGATCCGCAACGACCTGCAGGTGATCAGCCGCGGCTACAACACCTACAACCCACGCGGCAACACCGGCTGGGGAAATGGTAACGGCAACGGCAACGGCAACACCGGCTGGGGAAACGGCAACGGCAACGGAAACGGCCGCGGCAACACAAATCGCCAGGGCCTGCCAAGCTGGTGGCCTTTCTAACACTTAGTTAATTCACATCTCTTGCAAGCCCGCGTTCGACGAGAACGCGGGCTTTTTTCTTGACTGGAGGGTGAGCATCCTGCTCGCCCGTGCTCGGCATCAGAACGGGCGAGCAAGATGCTCACCCTCCAGTCTTAGGCTAGAATAAGAGGATGCCCGGAACGCTCTATCTAGTCGCAACACCGATCGGGAACTTGCAGGACATAACGCTGCGGGCCCTAGAGACTCTGCGCACGGTTGACGTGATCGCATGCGAAGACACGCGGCATACGCGAAATCTGCTCAACCATTTCCGCATCTCGAATAAGACCATCAGTTACCACGAACACAACGAACAGGAACGCGCGGAGGAATTCGTCGACCGGCTCGTCGCCGGCGAAAATATCGCCATCGTCTCCGACGCCGGAACGCCGGGCATTTGCGATCCGGGATTCTGGATAGTGCAGCGGGCGAGCGAGATCGGGGCATCGGTTGTTCCAATTCCGGGAGCGGCCGCCTTCGTTGGCGGCGTGATCGTCTCGGGATTGCCGACAGATTCGCTGTTCTTTGGCGGCTTTCTGCCCTCGAAAAAGGTGAGCGGCGGAAGCGCCTCGAGGAGGTTCGGGATATTCCGGCGACGCTGCTTTTTTACGAAGCTCCGCACCGCCTATCGTCGTCGATCGGCGATTGCCTCGCGGTTCTCGGCGATCGAAAGGCGTCCGTCTCGCGGGAATTGACCAAATTGCATGAAGAAACCGTTCGCGGAACGCTGTCATTCCTCTTCGATCATTTTCAGAAAGCAAAAGTAAAAGGCGAGATCGTCATTGCCATCGACCGAGCGGGCGAAAACGTCGCGTCGGCCAAACCTGAGCTCTCGATCGAGGTCATCGTTCGGTCTTACGAACTCGCCGGGCTCGATCACAAAGCCGCTCTAAAGAAGGCCGCGAAAGACCTAGGCATCAGCAAATCCGAAGCGTACCGCATGCTTCTGCCGAAATAAGGGTGGGCATTTATGATCTCTCAATTGAGCGTCCCATAACTTTCATCCTCGACGTTTGACCAATCTCCCAAATACCTCTACCAATCAGCTGAAAAGAGACCCAAAAGCCCTGATTTCCCTCTACCAATGCAATACTGCATTTTGGGCCGGAGGCCGCCTTCCAATTCACGAAAACCCAGTATTTTCGTCACTCCGTACCTAATTTGTGCAAAAGTGTGAATCGATTCACACTTTTTATGCGGCAATTTTTGGTAAAAATAGGCGAAAAGTGAAAAAACACAAAAGTACCACTTCGGAGAGCTAAAAAAGGCTGCCATTTTCAGGCAGCCTTCTCGTGCGTTTCAAACTACCTCGCCGAAAGTTCCGGCGGAAGTTTCTTGTCCACTGCCGGACGTTCTTTAAGGTTTCCGAGCTGCCACAGCGTCAGAAAGATCGTTCGGGTGATCTTCTCCATCCGGGCGTAATCGATCTTGTCCGGGTGATCGCCTGCTCCGTGATAGTCCACGTGGACACCGTCGAACCAGAACGCGATCGGGATGCCGTTGACTGCATAGTTAAAGTGATCTGAGCGGAAGAAGAAACGGTTCGTGTCTTTGGGATCGTCGTACCGCGTATCGTAATCCATGTTTAGATAGCCCTTGTTCGTTCCATCGACAACCGCTCCGAGCGTCGAGCTCATCATGTCTTTTCCGATGACGTAGATCGTGTTTTCGCCCGAAAGGTCTTTGTCCCGCGGCTCGGTGTTGCCGGGTTTCTTGCTGCGGCCGATCATGTCGATGTTGAGCTGAGCAGTGACCTTTTTAATGTCGACGGTTGGGAATTTGTTGAAATATTCGCTGCCCCATAGGCCTTTCTCTTCGCCGCAATGCCAGACCAAAAGGACCGAGCGTTTTGGGCGCTTGGCCGTTTTTGCTAGAGCTTCGGCGATCGAGAGCACGGCGACCGTGCCAGAACCGTCGTCGTCAGCTCCGTTAAAGATCTTATCCGGGCCCGGAGCATTCGGGTTGACACCGACGTGATCGTAGTGAGCTCCGATCGCGACCATTTCGCTTTTAAGCACCGGATCGCTGCCTTCCCACAGGGCGACGACGTTCTGAGTCCAGACGGTTTCGGTCTTGGTTCCGATGCTGAAGGTGAAATCTTTGTTCAGCGAGAACGAATTGGTTGCTCCCGCAAGCGGATTTCCTGCTTCACCGGCAAACAGTGCGTTGGCGAGCTTTGGCGAGGCAATAAAAACAGTAGGTGCCGGACCTGCTCCAGCAGCCGCGGGTGGCGGGGCCTGAGCTAGTTTATCGACGACGAGACGGTTGCGGCCGAAACTTCCTGAGATCATCGACCAGTTTTCTGCAAAGAACTTTGAAGGAAGGACCAAGACGCCCGCAGCCCCATTTGCACGTGCATAGGTCGCAACATCCGCCCATTCGGTACCACGGCCTGCGTTGGGCAGATCAGCCTGCGTGACACCTGCCGGCATCGGTACGATGCTTCGCTGCGAAGGCTGGCCTTCGCCGTAAACAGCAATGATCTTACCCTTCACATCGAGGCCTTCGTAAGGATTGAGGCCTTTTGATTTGATCATCCAGCCGTTGCCGGCAAAGACGACCTTTGCCGTCATCGTTCCGGTCTGTGTTCCCGACACGCGAACCAGGTCGTCGCCGTACGAGAATTTCTGTCCGCCGATGTCCACCGATGTCGCTGCCGGATCGACCGCGTCACGTCGCAAAGCGATCTTCTGATAGAACGTACCGTCATCGCCCGCTGGCTTAAAACCCCAGCGGGAAAGGTTGGTGGCAAGGAACTTCGCAGTCAGGTCGAGCCCTCGCGAAGGCGTGTCGCGGCCTTCCATTTCGTCAGAAGCGACGAAATAGAGATAGTCACTCAACTGTTTAGCGGTGATGTGTTCAGCGGCTTTTTTCTCGTCAGCCGAGATCTTTATTGCAGGTGCCTGGGCAAACCCTGCGGTCGGCAGCAAAAGAGCCAGGCCCAGAAATCCAGCGATCAAATTCTTCCTCATTATTTTCTCCAGCAAATTTGTATATTGAATCAAAAGTTTATTACGCATCAGCGGCGATTAAGTTTCACCGCTTCGACGTTTGTTCCGATCCGACGATGCAGATCTTATTGTCATTGGCGAGCTTCAGCATTTCCTCCCGGTCGAATATCAGTGTTTTATCCGCAGTCACGCTCAGACATGTCGCTCCGGCTTCGATCATTGTGCGGATGGTTGGCGTTCCAACAACTGGAACATCGAAACGCATGTCCTGGTCGGGTTTGGCGACTTTTACGACGGTGAGCTTACCGTTGGCAAGTTCGCCCGCCCGCTTGATGGTCGCATCTGTACCTTCCATGGCCTCGATCGCCACACAGGCTTTGCCGCGGACGACGATCGTTTGGCCGAGGTCGAGGCGGGCGATCTCGTCGGCAATGTGGAGGCCGTATTCAATGTTTTCGAGCTCAACATCTGAGGGCTCGCGTTTTGTCAGTACGCCGCCGGATGCAACGTGGTCCTGAACGAAAAATGTTGAATCGATCAGCTCGATCCCGTCCTTACCGAGTTCGTTTGCGATCCCGCCGATCAAGGCGTCAGTGTTGCGGCGAGGCAGATTCCATAACATTTTGACCATTCGCATATCAGGGATCGCTCCCGAAAATAGCTGAACGTGTTTCACCTGGCCAGCCATCATCGCCCTTTCGACGCCGTTGGTTTTGAAATACGAGATCATTTTCCCAAGCTGGCCGATGCCGACCCACGTGACATTCTCAGCCGCCTGATCGATCTGCGGATCGGTCTCTTCCTTGATCGCGACCACAAAGAGCTCAACTCCGGCTTTTTTAGCGCCGTGGGCGACAAGGAAGGGAAACTGGCCGTTGCCGGCGATGAGTCCGTATTTCATAAATGCAGAAAATATGCGGAAGCCCGCACGAAGTAAGGGCTCCCCTGTGCGATCAAACGGGTAAAGGTCTGAGGAAGGCCGCCAAACCTAATCGAGCAGCTCAAACGGCCCATCGCCCTGTTGATTCAAAACGTAATCTATTGCTGCGGCGACGTGTCGTGGTTTCCACAGGTAGCGTCTGCTCCTTCCCCTCGACCAAATCCTTGTCTCTGTCGAAACCAATCCCTTTTCCCGCAAATGCTTTGTTGCGTTGGCCTTAAGCGCGTCCGTCAATCGTTCAGGTTCCGTTTGCGCCGAAACAACCACGTGGACGTGATTTGTTCGGGCATTTACCGCTCGAAGCAGGTATTCACGTCGCTCGGACAATTCGGTGATCGCATATTCCACGGTCAACCGCATTGGGTCGCTTAGTATAAACGGCTTTTGCTTCGCCCGTTCTAACATTGCTGCGGCGAGCGACGGATTAGGACGGATCTTTTCCCTGCCATAATGGTTACGTCCGTCTCGGGCAACGGCGAAACGTTCATCGCCATGAAGCCAGGTTCCGAACGTTCTAAATGTCAGCAGATAGGCTATTGGAAAAATATTCTCTTCGTAGACCTCGAATCCGTAGTCGTCGAGCATAGATGAGAGTATATAAGGAAACTGTTTTGTTTCGTAGTCGTCGCAGGAACCCGGCTGATCCAATGCGTAGGGAGCCCTTACTTCGTGCGGGCTTCTGCATCTCCAGTCAAAACATTCCGCTCTGATTTGCGTATCAACCATCGTTTTTGTTTTCATTAGGATATTCCGTCCTCAACAGAGAAAAAATATGATCAAAATGCTTGGCTTCGCGGCTCTCGTTCTGTCCGTTTGTTCGTCCGTTTTGTTTGCTCAGGCTCCGTCGCCGTATATGACCGAGCCGTCATTGTCGCCTGACCGAAAGGAGATCGCATTTGTTTCGGGCGGCGATATTTGGTCGGTTTCGGCTGAGGGCGGAGCAGCGAGGCTACTGGTTTCGCATCCGGCGAATGAATCTAAGCCCCTTTTCTCACCTGACGGCAAATGGCTGGCATTCACCTCGAACCGCACAGGGAACGGCGATATTTATCTTCTTGAGATCGAAACAGGAAGTCTGAGACGCCTGACGTTTGACGATTTGAACGAAAATCTCGACGCGTGGTCGCGTGACGGCAAATGGATCTATTTCTTCTCGAGCAGCCGCGATATCGCGGGGATGAATGATATTTACCGCATTCCGGCTAGCGGCGGAACGGCGATGCAGATCAGCTCCGATCGATTTACGAATGAGTT
Protein-coding sequences here:
- a CDS encoding M28 family peptidase, with the translated sequence MRKNLIAGFLGLALLLPTAGFAQAPAIKISADEKKAAEHITAKQLSDYLYFVASDEMEGRDTPSRGLDLTAKFLATNLSRWGFKPAGDDGTFYQKIALRRDAVDPAATSVDIGGQKFSYGDDLVRVSGTQTGTMTAKVVFAGNGWMIKSKGLNPYEGLDVKGKIIAVYGEGQPSQRSIVPMPAGVTQADLPNAGRGTEWADVATYARANGAAGVLVLPSKFFAENWSMISGSFGRNRLVVDKLAQAPPPAAAGAGPAPTVFIASPKLANALFAGEAGNPLAGATNSFSLNKDFTFSIGTKTETVWTQNVVALWEGSDPVLKSEMVAIGAHYDHVGVNPNAPGPDKIFNGADDDGSGTVAVLSIAEALAKTAKRPKRSVLLVWHCGEEKGLWGSEYFNKFPTVDIKKVTAQLNIDMIGRSKKPGNTEPRDKDLSGENTIYVIGKDMMSSTLGAVVDGTNKGYLNMDYDTRYDDPKDTNRFFFRSDHFNYAVNGIPIAFWFDGVHVDYHGAGDHPDKIDYARMEKITRTIFLTLWQLGNLKERPAVDKKLPPELSAR
- the lpxI gene encoding UDP-2,3-diacylglucosamine diphosphatase LpxI (LpxI, functionally equivalent to LpxH, replaces it in LPS biosynthesis in a minority of bacteria.), whose protein sequence is MKYGLIAGNGQFPFLVAHGAKKAGVELFVVAIKEETDPQIDQAAENVTWVGIGQLGKMISYFKTNGVERAMMAGQVKHVQLFSGAIPDMRMVKMLWNLPRRNTDALIGGIANELGKDGIELIDSTFFVQDHVASGGVLTKREPSDVELENIEYGLHIADEIARLDLGQTIVVRGKACVAIEAMEGTDATIKRAGELANGKLTVVKVAKPDQDMRFDVPVVGTPTIRTMIEAGATCLSVTADKTLIFDREEMLKLANDNKICIVGSEQTSKR
- a CDS encoding transposase, producing MKTKTMVDTQIRAECFDWRCRSPHEVRAPYALDQPGSCDDYETKQFPYILSSMLDDYGFEVYEENIFPIAYLLTFRTFGTWLHGDERFAVARDGRNHYGREKIRPNPSLAAAMLERAKQKPFILSDPMRLTVEYAITELSERREYLLRAVNARTNHVHVVVSAQTEPERLTDALKANATKHLREKGLVSTETRIWSRGRSRRYLWKPRHVAAAIDYVLNQQGDGPFELLD